A region of Peromyscus leucopus breed LL Stock unplaced genomic scaffold, UCI_PerLeu_2.1 scaffold_1238, whole genome shotgun sequence DNA encodes the following proteins:
- the Zscan25 gene encoding zinc finger and SCAN domain-containing protein 25, which yields MLKERLEMAEDPQQQMGAPVVKLEKELPWGRGGEDSSPEAFRLRFRQFRYQEAAGPQEALRELQELCRRWLRPELHTKEQILELLVLEQFLTILPREFYTWIRDHSPDSGKALVAMVEDLMESTPEAKAVPCHAQGEQLVTALGGGSWQSSIHLGPVEVKPEWGILQGDGVQSLGPSTAEQLSQGSGDGTQAFQEQALPILHAGPGLPSVSTRDQELAAGFLAATSQVS from the exons ATGCTGAAAGAGCGTCTGGAGATGGCAGAAGATCCTCAGCAGCAGATGGGTGCTCCAGTGGTgaaactggagaaggagctgccatGGGGCCGGGGAGGGGAGGACTCAAGTCCCGAGGCATTCCGGCTGAGGTTTCGGCAGTTCCGCTACCAAGAAGCTGCTGGTCCCCAGGAAGCTCTCAGGGAGCTCCAGGAGCTCTGTCGGCGGTGGCTGAGGCCTGAGCTGCACACCAAGGAGCAGATCCTGGAGCTGCTGGTACTGGAGCAGTTCCTCACCATCCTGCCCCGAGAGTTCTACACTTGGATCCGAGATCACAGCCCAGACAGCGGCAAGGCTCTGGTGGCCATGGTGGAGGACCTGATGGAGAGCACACCTGAGGCCAAGGCG GTTCCATGCCATGCCCAGGGAGAGCAGCTGGTCACAGCCCTTGGCGGAGGATCTTGGCAATCAAGCATCCACTTGGGGCCTGTAGAAGTCAAACCTGAGTGGGGGATTCTTCAGGGGGACGGAGTTCAAAGCTTAGGCCCAAGCACTGCAGAACAGCTGAGCCAGGGCTCTGGAGACGGGACACAGGCCTTCCAGGAGCAAG CGCTGCCCATTCTTCATGCGGGTCCAGGTCTtccctctgtgagcaccagagaCCAAGAGCTTGCTGCTGGGTTCCTTGCAGCAACATCCCAGGTGAGCTAA